The Fontisubflavum oceani genomic interval ATGGGCCGCGCTCTTGCCGGGGTTGACGCGGCAGGTGATCGAAGCGGCGCGTGCAAGTGGCGCAACTGTCATGCAGCCTGCAAATGTCTATGTATATGGCTTCCGCGACGCGATGCCCCGTGTCGTTGGGCCGGAGGTGCCGCAGCGCGCAACAAACGGGCTTGGGCGGCTGCGGATCGAGATGGAGCAAAGCTATCGCGATGCGGATGTGCAAGTGATCTTGCTCAGAGGCGGAGATTTCCTCGACAATCAGGCCTCGGCCGGTTGGTTCGACCGGATCATCGCCAAGGACGCCGCGAAGGGGAAGCTCAGCTATCCCGGGGCGTTGGATCAGCCGCATTCTTGGGCGTTCCTGCCCGATATGACCGCTGCCTTGCCGCCTTTGGCCGAGATGCGGGCGGATTTGGGCCAGTTCACGGATTTGGCCTTTGGTGGGTATACGCTGACGGGTGAGGAGTTGGCGACGGCTTGCGGGGCTGCTGTTGGGCGGGAGGTCACCGTGTCGCCTATGTCATGGCTGCCGCTCCAGATCGCGCGCCCGTTTTGGGCCGAGGCGCGGTACCTCCTGGAGATGCGCTATCTTTGGGACCAGCCGCATGAGTTGGATGGAACCGCGCTTGCGACATTGCTGCCTGACCTGCCGCAAACGCCCGCGGAAGACGCGATACGAGCCGCGTTAGAACTCTAGATCAACCCAGATCAATCGATGATCCGAGGCCATTTCAACAGTGGCTCTTGGCAGTGTCTCCGCCTCGGTCTCGGGCCATAGAACGCCGCTGTCTGACACGTCCAGAGACGCGGCGGGGAGGATGTAGTCGACCCTGAGATTGCCGGGGGTCGGTTCGTCCCAATCAGTGGTGACCAGACGGCCATCTGGCGCCCTCGGGGCCGGGTCTTGTAGGGCCGGGTGACTCAAGAGAGTTTGCACGACCTCGCGATGCCCCTCGCCACGGTCTGGGTCCACATTCAACGTGCCCATCAAAGCGAAGTTTTCAGCGGTGAAGGCCGGAACATTGGGCGACCACCCATCCAGATAAAGTTGCCAGAACCGCAATTCGTCAGCGTTGCGCCAGCCATTCCGGTCTTCCGGCCCGTCGAACACCGGCGGCGATGCATGGAAGGCGAGGATATGGAAAGTCTCGCCTGTTGTCCGGCGCAGCGGGATATCCCAGGCAGCCACGGTGGCAAGGCGAAGAACCTCGGCCGCTTCGGGGCTCAACACCCGAGGCGCGGCGCTCTCGGGGAGGTCGGCCCAGAGGAAATCTGTGAAATCTCGGATTTGGTCGGTCTCGATCGGCAAACCTGAGAGCAGCGCCATGCCGCCCTGGCCATTGAACCGACCATAACCTTGGGCGTCGCGCGGTTCCCCTAAGCGCCCATTTCCATCGACGTCGACGCCTGTGGGTCGTCCCGCATTGGGACGGCGCGAGAACAAATGGGGGTAAGACATCTCGCGCATAGCCAATGCGTCGGCGAGGGCGGCGAGCGCGTGACCCTCGGCATCATAATCGATATCCAGAATGAGAAGGATATCGGCGTTGGCTGCCACGATGACATCCAGCGTGGCCGCGATATCAGGGTCAGGGTCTTCATCTACCAGGTCGGCCAGTAGCAGACCGGGCCCGTCGCGGGACAGCGCGCTGTGAAATACGGCAAGGCGCAGCGTCTCCGCAACGGGAGAACTTGGCCAAAGGATTGCAAAAAACAGAAAAGCTAGGCTGCAGCGTAGCCGTCGTTGGGATCGAGTTTGGCGACCAGACGTTTGCGCCGACTGTTGATCATATCGGCCACCCGGCCCATGGCCATGCCGCGCATAAACATCGTGACGGGCAGGAACATCCATGCGGTGATCGTCCAGACCAGGGTTTGCGGCGAGTCGAGGATCGACATCTCCAGTTGCGCAGCACCGACCGATGCGAGTACCGGAAGGATGTATGGCAAGGCGAAGCCTAATATTATGTTAACGCGGGCATCCCGGAGGAGCCGCGTGACGATATCACCGCCCGTTGTCGGATCGAATGTCGGCAAGTTGATCCAGACGTTGAAGGCCGAACGTCGATTCGGCCATTGTTGCAACCTGACCAGGATCGCAAAGATCGACAGCGTCAGGAGCCCGATCAGGGCCGAGAGGCCAGCCATAATTTCAATCTCCGCCGCAGTCCGAGGGTCTACATCTGGCGGCAGTTGCCCCATCAGCACTTGCAGTGGGCTAAATGGAAAATCGAGCGCCTCGGCGATGATGAAGCCGGTTGCATTGATTACCAGCGACAGGGTCGACACATCGCCCGCCGAGACCACAACGCTGAGCGCGAAAAGGGCAATGAAAACAGAGACCATGCGCACGCGATTGTACGGCTGAGCGTCGCGAAATTCGATCAAGCCCGGATAAGTGGAGGCGTATTCGGAAAAGGTGAAAACAGCGGCGAAGAGGCCGATCAACGTGACGATCTGTGTCGTCTCCTCGCTTGTCCCTGGTATAAGCAGGGATGGCGTGGAAATGACGACCAACACCAGGATCGCCCTGACCACAGCGCCAACAAGCTGTGAAATCACTGCCTTCAACACTCAACCCTCAACCTGGACGGGACCTATTCTTGCGCCCCTTTTTCCACGTTTTTGCCCCAATCTGCCGTTGGGATGCCTCGATTGCCACAATCTTGCCCACATTCACATCCTGAGGCAACCCTCTGATTCCAGTCATGGAATCGAAACGGCTGTTTTCACGTAACAGGTGTCGCCCGATTGCATCACCTGCATTCAGGGCTAGCAGGGCCGTATCATCCGACCGCAAGATGTAGTGGTTTCGGGGTCAGACCCAGGGGCGCTCGGCGCTCGCTTTGGCTTCGAAACTGGCGATGGAGGCGGATTTTTCCATCGTCAGGCCGATATCATCCAGCCCGTTCAGAAGGCAGTGTTTCTTGAACGCATCCACCTCGAAGCTGATAACTTCGCCTTCGGATGTGGTGATGGTCTGGCTCTCCAGATCGACGCTCATCCGGGCATTGGCGCCCTTCTCCGCATCTTTCATCAACAGATCGACCTGCTCCTGCGGCAAAGCGATTGGCAAGATGCCGTTCTTGAAGCAGTTGTTGAAGAAGATGTCCGCGAAGCTCGGCGCAATCACGCAGCGGATGCCGAAATCCTTGATCGCCCAAGGCGCATGTTCCCGCGACGAGCCGCAGCCGAAATTGTCACCGGCCACCAGAATTTCCGCCTCGCGATAGGCGGGCTGGTTCAGCACGAAATCGGGGATTTCCTTGCCATCGTCATCATAACGCATCTCGTCAAAGAGGTTCACGCCAAGACCGGAGCGTTTGATGGTTTTCAGAAACTGCTTCGGGATGATCATGTCAGTATCGACATTGATCATCGGCATGGGCGCGGCGATGCCCGTCAGCGTTGTGAACTTATCCATCTGGCGTCTCCTTTAGTCCGCAGAGCAGATACCGCGCCCCGGCGGTGGGGGCAAGCGGGACTCACGGCACCGAGAAGGTGAGCGAGGCCCATCGGGAGAGCCAAACCGGATCGGAGGGGGTGGGCGCGTCGAGCGGCTCCAACACGACCGCATCGGCGAGGTACTCATGCCCGGCGGTGACGGGTAGAACGGCGATGCCGGCTTCATCTGTGTGATGAAGGGTGATCTCAACCGCTCCATCCGGCGCGCGGTCGAAAAGCTCCACCTGCGCATTCACCCGGGGTGCGCCATCAAGGAACACTTGAACCGGCAGGCCGCGCTCACGTCATCGGTATAGGGGTTGGCCAGCGCCACAATCTCCGTCGCCAGACCCACCTGCCGATCTTGGCCAGCCCCCGCCCCAATTGCGACCAAGCTCTTGGCATAGCGGATATAGCTCTCGCGGAATCCTTCACGGGGTAAGCCGCGCGCATCGTGCCGGGCTTCGACATCGCCGAAATCTTTATGGGCCGCAAATCTGAGGAAGCTGTCCCACTCATCATATGTCAGACGATTGGCGGTGGTCTCATGCACGATGATCGCCAAACCGTCGTCAAACCCACCCATGTCGAGCGCCGGGTTGTCACCCAAACGTCCCTCTAAATTGGTCAGTATGTCGCCCTGTATCACGTCAAACCGAGTGAAGTTGCGGGGCAAATAGGAAATCGTGACGCCCGAGAACTCCTGGCCGACGCGGAGATAGGCGGTGATGTTATCGTCGGGTGCGATCTGAAAACCTTCGGGTTCAATCCAAAATTCATGCGCTTGGGTCTTGCTCACGCCGAGCGTCAGCGCGAGGGTGAGCGCAAGAAGGAGATGCCGCATGATCCAGGTCCTTTTACCGTCGGCTTATAGCTTGGGGCGTTCGTTGATCCTGTCAATGGCGCTGCTTCTGGCCGGGTTTGCCGCAAGCGCACATGAGATTCGCCCCACCGTCGCGGATGTGGAGGTGGATGCGCGCGAGGTGCGGATGAGCCTGCGCCTGACGCTGGAGCCGCTGATTGCCGGGATCAACCTGGAGGGGTTGGAGGACACCAATGCCGCGCCCGAGGCCGCGATTTATGATCAATTGCGGGCGCAGGACTCGGCAGCGCTCGAGGCGGCGTTCCGCGCGGCCTGGGATCGGATTGCCGGAGGCATTGTGATCGATGTGGGCGGGACCCGCATGTCGCCCGAGATCGTCGGCATGACTGTCCCTGACGTGGGCGATGTTGAGCTGCCACGAGATTCGGTGCTGATCCTCCGTGCCGATTTGCCCGAGGGGTCGGCCCCGGTCCAGATCGGATGGGATGCCGGTTATGGCACCTTGGTTTTGCGCCAGGTCGGTGGCGGCGAAGAGGCCTATGAGGGCTTTTTGACCGGTGGTGCCCTGTCGGAGCCTTTGCCACGGGCGGAGATCCTGACCGAGGGCGCGGGGTCCGTCTTCGTGCGTTATGTCATTGCAGGGTTTGAACACATCATTCCGCTTGGAATCGATCATATCCTCTTTGTCCTTGGCCTGTTTTTCTTTTCGCTAAAGCTGCGCCCGCTGCTGTTTCAGGTCACGGCCTTCACGGTGGCGCATACAATCACCCTGGCGCTGGCCAGTCTTGAGATCATCAGCCTTCCGGCCAGCATTGTGGAGCCGCTGATCGCGGCCTCGATTGTCTATGTCGGTGTGGAGAATGTGTTGGGCTGGGGCAATGTCCGGGCGCGAACGGCCTTGGTTTTTGCCTTTGGCCTGCTGCACGGGCTTGGCTTTGCCAGCGTCTTGGGCGATTTCGGCATCGCCAGCGAGCGGTTTGGTTGGGCCCTGGTTGGGTTCAATATTGGGGTCGAGCTAGGGCAGCTTGCGGTGATCGCGGGCGCGTTTCTGGCGGTTGGGCTTTGGTTCGGGAAGCGCGATTTCTATCGGCCCTGGATCGCTGTGCCCGCCTCGTTGGCGATCGCCCTAGTCGGCGCGTGGTGGACGATTGAACGGGTGTTCCTCTAATCTCTCGACGCCATCCGCAGATAGAAGGCCCACACGATCAGCGCGCCGCCATTCAACAGCAACTCGACACCAACCAGCAGACCCAGAAGGCTCATCGTCGCTATGCCGAAATTGGCAAAGATATAGCCCGCTAGGAGCACCGCAAGCGCGCCCGAGATCAGCATCGGCCAGAAAAACGAGGTCTGGCGCATGCGATAGGCAAAGACCAACCGTGCAACGCCCGCCGCTGCCAAGAGAAGCGCCACGAGCAAGGTCAGCGAAATCATCCCCTCAAGCGGGTGCAAGAGCAGAGATATCCCGACAAAGAGACCCAACAGGCCGACGAGAACCGCGAAGAGTCTGTTGCCGCGTTTCTGTTCCCGAAACCCGGCGGCGATCTGAAACACGCCAGAGATCAGGAAAAGCGAACCGGTCAGCAGGGTCACCGCCACAGATGCCGCAAAGGCGTTGCCGAGTGCGATAACGCCGAACAGGACGGAGATGATCCCAAGGATCAGCCAGATAAGCCAGGGTTTCATGACGGGCTCGCAAAATGACAGGTGGATGGTGGGCACAGAGTACAGGAGCCAAGCCCGGGTCGGCAAGCCACGCCTTCCAAAGGCCGGTCAACAGGCGTAGAGGCGAGATATGTTGAGTTTCCTTATTCAAAACCGGCGTTGGCTGAGCGTCGGCGTGTTGCTCGCCTTCGGCTCTTCCTTTGGGCAAACGTGGTTCATCTCGCTCTTTGCCGGCGAGATTCGCGCTGAATATGGGTTGAGCGATGGCGATTGGGGGCTGCTCTATACGCTGGCGACACTGTGTTCGGCGGCCCTGCTGCTCGGCCGTGGATCATGGGCTGACACCGTGCCGTTCTCTCGCCTTGCGCCTCTTGTCGCGGCGGTTTTCGCGGCGGCGGCCTTGGCGATGGCCTTTGGGCAATCGGTCTGGGTGCTCGGCGTCGCGGTGTTTCTGCTGCGATTCTGCGGACAGGGTATGTTCAGCCATATTGGTGCCACCGCGATGGGGCGTTGGTTCGTTGCGACGCGCGGGCGCGCGGTGGCGATCAAAGGGCTGGGCTATCCGCTTGGGGAGATGATCTTGCCGTTCCTCTTCGTCGCGCTGATCGGCTGGATCGGCTGGCGCGAGACTTGGGGGTCACAGCCGCCGTCATCGCGCTGATCATTCTGCCGCTTTTGGTCTGGCTGTTGGCGCAGGACCGCGTGCCCACCGGCCAGGCCGCGGTGGCCGGCAGCCCCGGCCTTGGCGGACGTCATTGGGTGCGCGCCGACGCCCTTCGACATTGGCTCTTCCCCGCGCTCCTGCCGTTGATGCTGACCCCGGGGTTCATCGGAACGGTCGTGTTCTTCCATCAGGTCCATGTGGCGGAGGTCAAAGGCTGGCGCTTGGCCGAGATGGCGGTGGCCTATCCGGCCTATGCCAGTGTGACCGTGGCCGCAGCTTTGGCCGCCGGATGGACGGCGGACCGGTTCGGATCGGACCGCTTGTTGCCGCTTCTACTGATCCCGATGGGCCTGTCCATGTTCCTGATCGGCCCGGCAGAGACGCCGCTGCATTGGGTGCTGGTCCTGTCGATCTTGGCGGTGTCGCAAGGTATGGTTGGCACGTTCTGGGGGGCGTTTTTGCCTGCCATCTATGGCACGAACCATCTCGGCGCGATCCGATCCATGGTGATTGCCATCATGGTCCTCTCCACGGCGATTGGGCCGGGGATCACCGGTGCGCTGATCGATTGGGGCGTGCCGTTTCCTGATCAAGGTCTGGCGATGGGGATCTGGTGCCTCGTGCTGGCCGTGGCGATGGGTATCGTCGCCCATCGCATCAGATCAGTCTCGTAGCCGATTTCTTGCAAGAAATCGGGCCGGAATTTTCCAAAATTCCGGGTCCAGTTCCTACATCATTTCGCGGACATCGGTGAGCCGTCCGGTGACCGCCGCCGCCGCCGCCATCGCAGGCGACATCAGATGGGTGCGCCCGCCGCGGCCCTGACGCCCCTCGAAGTTCCGGTTCGAGGTTGCCGCGCAACGTTCGCCGGGCGCGAGTTGGTCGGGATTCATCGCCAGGCACATAGAGCACCCTGCCAAGCGCCATTCAAATCCGGCCTCTTTGAAGATATCGGCAAGACCCTCTTCTTCCGCTTGCGCCCGCACAAGGCCAGAACCGGGGACCACCATCGCGCGGAGCCCATCTTTGATCTTTTTGCCTTTTAGGATCGCGGCTGCGGCGCGCAAGTCTTCGATCCGACCATTGGTGCAAGAGCCGATAAAGACGGTGTCGATTTCGATTTCTGACAACGGTGTGCCAGGGGTCAGGCCCATGTAGTCAAGCGAGCGCTCCGCCGCGCCGACTTTGCCGCCTTCGAAACTCTCTGGTGCAGGCACAGCCGCCGTAATTGGCAACACATCCTCGGGCGAGGTGCCCCAGGTG includes:
- a CDS encoding MFS transporter; translated protein: MGVTAAVIALIILPLLVWLLAQDRVPTGQAAVAGSPGLGGRHWVRADALRHWLFPALLPLMLTPGFIGTVVFFHQVHVAEVKGWRLAEMAVAYPAYASVTVAAALAAGWTADRFGSDRLLPLLLIPMGLSMFLIGPAETPLHWVLVLSILAVSQGMVGTFWGAFLPAIYGTNHLGAIRSMVIAIMVLSTAIGPGITGALIDWGVPFPDQGLAMGIWCLVLAVAMGIVAHRIRSVS
- a CDS encoding DUF4198 domain-containing protein — its product is MRHLLLALTLALTLGVSKTQAHEFWIEPEGFQIAPDDNITAYLRVGQEFSGVTISYLPRNFTRFDVIQGDILTNLEGRLGDNPALDMGGFDDGLAIIVHETTANRLTYDEWDSFLRFAAHKDFGDVEARHDARGLPREGFRESYIRYAKSLVAIGAGAGQDRQVGLATEIVALANPYTDDVSAACRFKCSLMAHPG
- a CDS encoding endonuclease/exonuclease/phosphatase family protein, with protein sequence MAANADILLILDIDYDAEGHALAALADALAMREMSYPHLFSRRPNAGRPTGVDVDGNGRLGEPRDAQGYGRFNGQGGMALLSGLPIETDQIRDFTDFLWADLPESAAPRVLSPEAAEVLRLATVAAWDIPLRRTTGETFHILAFHASPPVFDGPEDRNGWRNADELRFWQLYLDGWSPNVPAFTAENFALMGTLNVDPDRGEGHREVVQTLLSHPALQDPAPRAPDGRLVTTDWDEPTPGNLRVDYILPAASLDVSDSGVLWPETEAETLPRATVEMASDHRLIWVDLEF
- a CDS encoding Rossmann-fold NAD(P)-binding domain-containing protein — protein: MTQTALILGATGRFGRNASAAFRDAGWDLRLYDRTKGDLLNAASGADVIVNGWNPPYSKWAALLPGLTRQVIEAARASGATVMQPANVYVYGFRDAMPRVVGPEVPQRATNGLGRLRIEMEQSYRDADVQVILLRGGDFLDNQASAGWFDRIIAKDAAKGKLSYPGALDQPHSWAFLPDMTAALPPLAEMRADLGQFTDLAFGGYTLTGEELATACGAAVGREVTVSPMSWLPLQIARPFWAEARYLLEMRYLWDQPHELDGTALATLLPDLPQTPAEDAIRAALEL
- a CDS encoding HdeD family acid-resistance protein; translated protein: MKPWLIWLILGIISVLFGVIALGNAFAASVAVTLLTGSLFLISGVFQIAAGFREQKRGNRLFAVLVGLLGLFVGISLLLHPLEGMISLTLLVALLLAAAGVARLVFAYRMRQTSFFWPMLISGALAVLLAGYIFANFGIATMSLLGLLVGVELLLNGGALIVWAFYLRMASRD
- the leuD gene encoding 3-isopropylmalate dehydratase small subunit, whose translation is MDKFTTLTGIAAPMPMINVDTDMIIPKQFLKTIKRSGLGVNLFDEMRYDDDGKEIPDFVLNQPAYREAEILVAGDNFGCGSSREHAPWAIKDFGIRCVIAPSFADIFFNNCFKNGILPIALPQEQVDLLMKDAEKGANARMSVDLESQTITTSEGEVISFEVDAFKKHCLLNGLDDIGLTMEKSASIASFEAKASAERPWV
- a CDS encoding HupE/UreJ family protein, which gives rise to MIQVLLPSAYSLGRSLILSMALLLAGFAASAHEIRPTVADVEVDAREVRMSLRLTLEPLIAGINLEGLEDTNAAPEAAIYDQLRAQDSAALEAAFRAAWDRIAGGIVIDVGGTRMSPEIVGMTVPDVGDVELPRDSVLILRADLPEGSAPVQIGWDAGYGTLVLRQVGGGEEAYEGFLTGGALSEPLPRAEILTEGAGSVFVRYVIAGFEHIIPLGIDHILFVLGLFFFSLKLRPLLFQVTAFTVAHTITLALASLEIISLPASIVEPLIAASIVYVGVENVLGWGNVRARTALVFAFGLLHGLGFASVLGDFGIASERFGWALVGFNIGVELGQLAVIAGAFLAVGLWFGKRDFYRPWIAVPASLAIALVGAWWTIERVFL
- a CDS encoding MFS transporter; amino-acid sequence: MSFLIQNRRWLSVGVLLAFGSSFGQTWFISLFAGEIRAEYGLSDGDWGLLYTLATLCSAALLLGRGSWADTVPFSRLAPLVAAVFAAAALAMAFGQSVWVLGVAVFLLRFCGQGMFSHIGATAMGRWFVATRGRAVAIKGLGYPLGEMILPFLFVALIGWIGWRETWGSQPPSSR